Part of the Salvelinus namaycush isolate Seneca unplaced genomic scaffold, SaNama_1.0 Scaffold3255, whole genome shotgun sequence genome, TGTGTATGCCTTATACTGTCATGATGTTAAAAGGTGCACATTCATTCCAAAAACATCTGGAAAAGTCTGTGTTGTATCTGTaggatacaattttttttttaaaggaccaaCTATCCTTTCCGTTAGAGAATCTATTGCATTGTACAGCACTCTGAATATGACCTAAATAAGGGCTCTCTTACTGTCACTGCTACAGTGTGTATTGGGTCATAGTGACTAACAGGTTCCATCCCACGTGGACAACATTAAAGTGAATCTACccattattttgttgctttgctTTCCTTCATTGCGGTAATCTCTTGCCTCATTGAAAGATGATAGGAGAAAGGGCATGTCATAAAGTGTGGTGATGAGTGGGTGTAGAGCCTCTGCTACACATGAGCAGGAAGTGCACAACATAACTCCCCCTTCTGGGAAATGACTTGAAACAGCAAATGTATTACCATGTTGCTCAATTAACTTATGAATTCAAGCAAATCAGTACAGCACAACAATTCTGCATCACTTTACCATAAAGCATTTATGCCACTGATTGTTTACTTAGATATGGGGGAAACTCACTCATCCACTTACAATGTATAGCACCCACCTGGGCGATGCCATcaatggcagccattttgaattAGAAAGAACTCCACCCATTTTGTACCAGTAGGCTACAGGTATTTACAAATAGTGTTTATTTTAGTTAGCAGCAGAAAGTACACATACCATATAATGTCCCAGTAAACCAGATTAAACAGTACTGTAAAATACAGTACTATCCAGAAGTTACACATCCGTCTGTCAGTGGTGGAGTTCGTTTGGCATGTCCCGGTGCCCCGGGTGTGTAGAGATTTCACTTAaagaccaatggaatggtctaaaataCGCAAACTCCGCCCACCAGGAGCACCCGGCCATGCAAAACAAACTCAACCATTGGGTGTTCCCCATCAAATCCATCCCCTGACTCACGAATGTAAACCCTAACAAATGTTTGCTTAGATTATAACTGCTGAACTTTGCAGTGTGAATTGTTTAATATAATCTATTTATTTACTATTTTGTAATTACATCATTTCTTTTTGAGAGCATGAAACAACTACACACAGATTTAAGATTTAAATTCACTCAAAACGTATTATTCAACATGTATTTTAGAGAAAAGCTCACCCGTTCCTGCAATTGAGATGGACACCTCTACAGGTCCTGTTCAATCACAGTGGCAGACCAGTCTGCTTGTTGCGCAGTTTGGTTTCCTTACAGGGAAGTAGCTGGTAGGGAGGGCTCAGCCAGTCTCAGCTAGTTCCCAACAGGCCCTCCTCCTCACTTTAAAGAGATCCTGAGAGGTTAACCCTTCCCTCACTGAAAAAAAACATATAATGGATTCCTGTCATTTCCTGCCATACTGAAgaaccccccaccacacacacacacaaagcatggACTCCATAGTTGTTCTTTGCCATTTTAATGATTTTCTTTGTTTTTAATAGAGCAAGCAGGGGCAAAGTACAAAGACGTGTAGTGCCAAGTCTTCATTATTGTTGTTTAAGAGCGCATGCCAATACTACGTTACAATCACTAAATTCTTTACTTTGTCATAGTCTTCTTTCTCGCTCCTTTTCAATATGAGCACAATCAAGTATAGTATGTGTCATGTGTTGTTGCTGGACTTAATCTAATGGTGTCAACTAACATTTCAGACAGCAATATAATTATGACTTCCATGGGTGAACACTTCACCAATCATTGATCTTAATGACTGTTTGAATGAGGTCGATACCAGGAAAGTCCATGGCAATCACCCCGAAACATGCACTGCTGTGGTCACTGGAGAACTGTCTCAGATACTGATCGAGCCATGGGTCAATCTTTTCAGCCACCTTCTTGGGAGTTAGAAACATGCCCAACAGTGTGCCAATGCCAGTGCCACTGGAGTAGCTCAGAACGATATAATCCCCACCACAATCACCTGAAGCTTGTGTCAAGTGTTTCACAATTTTGTTCTCCTTGTCTGCAATATGCGTAACTTCATAGTCACCCTTGCTGTCTGTTTCCAAGAGAGGAATGCCCAGCTTAAAGCTGGATTTCTGTACAAATATCATCTTTCCTCTTGCCTCAGCCATAGTTGGCATGTCAGACTTCACCCATACATCTGTATCATCAATAATCATTTCTCCAATCAGCTCCTCAACATTCTCTTTATCAAACAAATCAGGCTTTACTCTAATGAGAACCGCCTCACTTCTGAATTCGGACAAAAATGCTCTGATCGTGTCAAGGACCTCATAGAACGACTTGTGTTGGTAGACAACCCAGTGCATGACATAGAGTTTGTTTTCAAAGGCGAATATCCTGAGGTCCAGATAGCGTATGCCGGCCCTCAGCTGATCCCCCAACTCCCAGGCCTGACACTCTGCCG contains:
- the LOC120040124 gene encoding 1-phosphatidylinositol phosphodiesterase-like, producing GFCQGKDLFFNDKRLLLPESYKIGWMEAIDDDKLISDITIPGTHDTMALYGGPAAECQAWELGDQLRAGIRYLDLRIFAFENKLYVMHWVVYQHKSFYEVLDTIRAFLSEFRSEAVLIRVKPDLFDKENVEELIGEMIIDDTDVWVKSDMPTMAEARGKMIFVQKSSFKLGIPLLETDSKGDYEVTHIADKENKIVKHLTQASGDCGGDYIVLSYSSGTGIGTLLGMFLTPKKVAEKIDPWLDQYLRQFSSDHSSACFGVIAMDFPGIDLIQTVIKINDW